In the Pseudomonas sp. DTU_2021_1001937_2_SI_NGA_ILE_001 genome, one interval contains:
- a CDS encoding alpha/beta hydrolase → MKPIRQVLAASLLALSVNSAFAAGSPGVEHDTQAFLEALAAGGGKPLEQLSPKDARAVLTGAQASVKVDLSGVEVTPRTIKADGQEIRLQIVRPAKVKGDLPVFMFFHGGGWVLGDFPTHQRLIRDLVVGSGAVAVYVDYTPSPEAHYPTAINQAYAATRWVAEHGKEIGVDGKRLAVAGNSVGGNMAAVVALMAKEQKTPALRFQLLLWPVTDANFDDGSYNQFAEGHFLTKGMMKWFWDNYTTDASERAQIHASPLRASAEQLRGLPPALVQTAEFDVLRDEGEGYARKLDAAGVPVTAVRYNGMIHDYGLLNPLSHIPEVRAAMRQAAGELKAHLN, encoded by the coding sequence ATGAAACCGATTCGCCAAGTACTCGCCGCCAGCCTCCTCGCATTGTCCGTCAACAGCGCCTTCGCTGCCGGTAGCCCCGGTGTGGAACACGACACCCAGGCGTTCCTGGAGGCCCTCGCCGCTGGCGGTGGCAAGCCCCTGGAGCAACTGAGCCCGAAAGATGCCCGGGCCGTGCTGACCGGCGCCCAGGCCTCGGTGAAGGTGGACCTGTCGGGCGTGGAAGTGACCCCGCGCACCATCAAGGCCGACGGCCAGGAGATCCGCCTGCAGATCGTCCGCCCCGCCAAGGTCAAGGGTGACCTGCCGGTGTTCATGTTCTTCCACGGTGGCGGCTGGGTGCTGGGTGACTTCCCGACCCACCAGCGACTGATCCGTGACCTGGTGGTGGGTTCGGGGGCCGTAGCGGTCTACGTCGACTACACGCCGTCGCCGGAAGCCCACTACCCGACCGCGATCAACCAGGCCTACGCCGCTACCCGCTGGGTCGCCGAGCACGGCAAGGAAATCGGCGTCGACGGCAAGCGCCTGGCCGTGGCCGGCAACAGCGTCGGTGGCAACATGGCGGCAGTGGTCGCGCTGATGGCCAAGGAGCAGAAAACCCCGGCGCTGCGCTTCCAGCTGCTGCTGTGGCCGGTGACCGACGCGAACTTCGATGACGGCTCGTACAACCAGTTCGCCGAAGGGCACTTCCTGACCAAGGGCATGATGAAGTGGTTCTGGGACAACTACACCACCGATGCCAGCGAGCGCGCACAGATCCACGCCTCGCCGCTGCGTGCCAGTGCCGAGCAACTGCGCGGCCTGCCGCCGGCGCTGGTGCAGACCGCCGAGTTCGACGTGCTGCGCGATGAAGGCGAAGGCTATGCCCGCAAGCTGGACGCCGCTGGCGTACCGGTCACCGCCGTGCGCTACAACGGGATGATCCACGACTACGGCCTGCTCAACCCGCTGAGCCACATCCCGGAAGTCCGCGCCGCGATGCGCCAGGCCGCCGGCGAGCTGAAAGCCCACCTCAACTGA
- a CDS encoding GlxA family transcriptional regulator: MKTIFMLVFPDLLLLDMSGPLEVFSIANRYLPAEDHYRIVTVGSEPGGLRASNGVVVHADLTLAQASEPCDLLLVPGGPGAYDRHMPQVLAWLQEAVQRADCYGSICTGAFILGEAGLLDGRRVTTHWHYTERLIKRFPKALVETDHIHLQDGKLLTSGGVTAGIDMALAVVARDHGKKVAQDVAKVLLVLMKRQGGQAQFSPLMNTLAGPETLLNRVQNQVLEQLEEPFTVERMATLANMSARHFSRLFAREMGMTPMEFLQNARIDRARSLLEITDLPLKTIAYKSGFGSVRHMRQLFNARLGLTPVQYREQFS; the protein is encoded by the coding sequence ATGAAAACCATATTCATGCTGGTCTTTCCGGACTTGCTGCTGCTGGACATGTCCGGACCGCTGGAAGTGTTTTCCATCGCCAACCGCTACCTGCCGGCCGAGGATCATTACCGCATCGTTACCGTCGGTTCCGAGCCGGGCGGGTTGCGTGCCTCCAACGGTGTGGTGGTGCACGCCGACCTGACCCTGGCGCAGGCCAGCGAGCCCTGCGACCTGCTGCTGGTACCGGGCGGTCCGGGGGCCTATGACCGGCACATGCCGCAGGTGCTGGCCTGGCTGCAAGAGGCCGTGCAGCGTGCCGACTGCTATGGCTCGATCTGCACCGGCGCCTTCATCCTCGGGGAGGCGGGCCTGTTGGACGGGCGGCGGGTGACCACTCACTGGCATTACACCGAGCGGCTGATCAAGCGCTTTCCCAAGGCGCTGGTGGAAACCGATCACATTCACCTGCAGGACGGCAAGCTGCTGACCTCCGGCGGGGTGACTGCCGGTATCGACATGGCCCTGGCCGTGGTCGCCCGTGACCATGGCAAGAAGGTCGCCCAGGACGTGGCCAAGGTGCTGCTGGTGCTGATGAAGCGCCAGGGCGGGCAGGCGCAGTTCAGCCCGTTGATGAATACCCTGGCGGGGCCGGAGACCTTGTTGAACCGGGTGCAGAATCAGGTGCTGGAGCAGCTTGAAGAACCCTTTACCGTCGAGCGCATGGCGACGCTGGCGAACATGAGTGCCCGGCACTTCTCGCGGCTGTTCGCGCGTGAAATGGGCATGACGCCCATGGAGTTCCTGCAGAACGCGCGTATCGATCGTGCCCGCAGCCTGCTGGAAATCACCGACCTGCCACTCAAGACCATTGCCTACAAGAGTGGCTTTGGCAGCGTTCGGCACATGCGCCAGCTGTTCAATGCCCGGCTCGGGCTGACCCCGGTGCAGTACCGCGAGCAGTTCAGCTGA
- a CDS encoding ATP-binding protein, translating to MNSLVALSAEAVLVFGPYVFNVRRRQVLRDGTPLPLGGRALDILHALVTRAGTVLSKQELIEQVWPDSVVEEVNLRVQIAALRRSLGGGRNGQRYIATVAPRGYSFIAPVSHAVETGKPGTDATCSLHNLPAALTPMIGRHAELAALAHQLAARRQITLVGPAGVGKSRLACRLAELRIGLYRDGVWLIDCATLGPGQLSSRLQTLWPAGTAQATLQGLLLLDSAECLSAECRQVLLQWCAAAPQLTLLATSRRPLNIPGEYLHRVSGLEGGVQGAAVQLWISRAQACQPGYVLRDGELTVVADICQELDGLPLAIELLAAQLDVFSLTGLRAQMADPRWLFGLTRRTGIARQQSLAAALDWRHARLEEQQQRLLMGLAALPAVFTFASAACALCGADYAVEQLREGLLRLEEESLLVQVVDQQGGRYRLLQIVRLHALAGRQDWPLGWTVERWTAMGRDVDIRRLEERESRVFTAEAGPTG from the coding sequence ATGAACAGTCTGGTCGCTCTTTCTGCCGAAGCGGTGCTGGTGTTCGGTCCCTACGTGTTCAACGTACGGCGCCGCCAGGTGCTGCGCGACGGCACGCCTCTGCCACTGGGCGGTCGCGCCCTGGATATCCTGCACGCTCTGGTGACGCGTGCCGGTACGGTACTCAGCAAGCAGGAACTCATCGAACAGGTCTGGCCCGACTCGGTGGTCGAGGAAGTCAACCTGCGCGTGCAGATCGCTGCCTTGCGACGCTCGCTGGGAGGTGGGCGCAATGGCCAGCGCTACATCGCTACCGTCGCGCCACGTGGCTACAGTTTCATCGCTCCGGTGAGCCACGCCGTCGAAACGGGCAAGCCTGGCACTGACGCGACCTGCTCGCTGCACAACCTGCCGGCGGCCCTGACCCCGATGATCGGCCGGCATGCGGAGCTGGCGGCGCTGGCGCACCAGTTGGCAGCCAGACGCCAGATAACCCTGGTCGGGCCTGCCGGGGTGGGCAAGAGCCGTCTGGCCTGCCGCTTGGCCGAATTGCGTATCGGCCTGTACCGCGACGGTGTCTGGCTGATCGATTGCGCCACGCTCGGGCCAGGGCAGTTGTCGTCGCGCCTACAGACGCTGTGGCCGGCCGGGACGGCGCAGGCCACCCTTCAGGGCCTGTTGCTGCTCGACAGCGCCGAGTGCCTGTCGGCCGAGTGCCGGCAGGTGCTGCTGCAGTGGTGTGCGGCTGCGCCGCAGCTGACACTGCTCGCCACCAGCCGACGGCCCTTGAATATTCCTGGGGAATATCTGCATCGGGTCAGCGGGCTGGAGGGCGGCGTGCAGGGCGCGGCGGTGCAACTGTGGATCAGTCGCGCCCAGGCCTGTCAGCCGGGTTATGTCTTGCGTGACGGCGAGCTGACGGTGGTGGCCGATATCTGCCAGGAACTGGACGGCCTGCCGTTGGCCATCGAACTGCTGGCAGCGCAGCTCGATGTATTCTCGCTCACCGGTCTGCGGGCGCAGATGGCCGACCCGCGCTGGCTGTTCGGCCTGACACGGCGTACCGGTATCGCACGCCAGCAGTCGCTGGCGGCGGCGCTGGACTGGCGCCATGCGCGGCTGGAGGAACAGCAGCAGAGGCTGTTGATGGGTCTGGCGGCCTTGCCCGCCGTCTTCACGTTCGCTTCGGCGGCCTGTGCGCTCTGTGGCGCCGATTACGCCGTGGAGCAACTGCGCGAAGGGCTGCTGCGGCTCGAGGAAGAGTCGCTGCTTGTTCAGGTCGTCGATCAGCAGGGTGGGCGTTACCGACTCCTGCAGATCGTGCGCCTGCATGCCCTGGCCGGGCGCCAGGACTGGCCGCTGGGGTGGACTGTGGAACGCTGGACAGCCATGGGGCGGGATGTCGACATCCGAAGGCTGGAAGAGCGTGAGTCCCGTGTCTTCACGGCTGAAGCCGGTCCTACAGGTTAG
- a CDS encoding helix-turn-helix transcriptional regulator, protein MTQNSRLPRSLPCALCVRLHTPTRPAKTALGGLSPWREKLAKQLILDNLGENIEVTVLAQACALSRSYFSRAFKRSTGLSPQEWIREQRILRAKCLIAHTDLSLTQISQECGFCDQSHFSHIFSRSEGITPLTWRGHALKNPQGRDMQIAT, encoded by the coding sequence ATGACTCAAAATTCCCGACTCCCGCGAAGCCTACCCTGTGCCCTCTGCGTGCGCCTGCATACGCCGACACGCCCGGCGAAAACGGCCCTAGGCGGACTCAGCCCATGGCGAGAAAAGCTGGCCAAGCAACTGATCCTCGACAATCTGGGGGAGAACATCGAAGTCACGGTTCTGGCCCAGGCCTGCGCCCTGTCACGCAGCTACTTCTCGCGAGCGTTCAAGCGCAGCACCGGCCTGTCACCGCAAGAGTGGATCCGCGAGCAGCGCATCCTGCGTGCCAAGTGCCTGATCGCCCACACCGACCTGAGCCTGACCCAGATCAGCCAGGAGTGCGGGTTCTGTGATCAATCGCACTTTTCGCATATCTTTTCACGCAGCGAAGGCATCACGCCCTTGACCTGGCGCGGTCATGCGCTAAAGAACCCCCAGGGCCGTGACATGCAGATCGCGACCTGA
- a CDS encoding pirin family protein — MLTLRKASERGAANHGWLNSHHTFSFANYYNPQEMGFSDLLVINDDRVQAGKGFGQHPHRDMEIFSYVLEGALEHKDTLGTGSVIRPGDVQLMSAGSGVAHSEFNHSHDELVHFLQIWIVPNVSGATPNYQQQHFSAEDKRGQLKLIISPDGQDGSLQVRQDARVYAGLFDGAEKAQLQLAADRYAYVHVARGSVTLNGQALNAGDGVKVRDEQLLELSQGTDAEVLVFDLRAQERPSRP; from the coding sequence ATGCTTACTCTTCGCAAGGCTTCCGAACGCGGTGCGGCCAACCATGGCTGGCTGAACTCACACCACACCTTCTCCTTCGCCAACTACTACAACCCGCAGGAAATGGGCTTTTCCGACCTGCTGGTGATCAACGACGACCGTGTCCAGGCCGGCAAGGGCTTCGGCCAGCACCCGCACCGCGACATGGAAATCTTCTCCTACGTGCTCGAAGGTGCGCTGGAACACAAGGACACCCTGGGCACTGGCTCGGTGATCCGCCCTGGCGACGTGCAGTTGATGAGCGCCGGCAGCGGCGTGGCGCACAGCGAGTTCAACCATTCGCATGACGAACTGGTGCATTTCCTGCAAATCTGGATCGTGCCCAACGTCAGCGGCGCCACCCCGAACTACCAGCAGCAGCACTTCAGCGCCGAAGACAAACGCGGCCAGCTGAAGCTGATCATCTCGCCGGACGGCCAGGACGGTTCGCTGCAGGTGCGCCAGGACGCGCGAGTGTATGCCGGCCTGTTCGACGGCGCGGAAAAGGCGCAGCTGCAACTGGCCGCCGACCGCTACGCCTATGTGCATGTGGCGCGCGGCAGCGTGACCCTGAATGGCCAGGCCCTGAATGCCGGTGACGGCGTCAAGGTGCGGGACGAGCAGCTTCTGGAGCTGAGCCAAGGCACCGATGCCGAAGTACTGGTGTTCGACCTGCGTGCCCAGGAACGCCCCAGCCGGCCATGA
- a CDS encoding mechanosensitive ion channel family protein produces MSLLLDHPLLWSAFILLADVSLWHLLPQPLRIARAALRLTLFIAYGSLLINSGISPLLAPAWGDDSVMQLGATALAILWWLYAARVMTVLIGLALMRRVGQSGRLLQDVFGALIFLACAVAAAGYVLELPVKGLLATSGAMAIIVGLALQSTLSDVFSGIVLNATRPYQVDDWVTLDGVEGKVVDVDWRATHLQTSAGATAVVPNSVAAKAKIVNLSRPSHMHGVSISIQVPKHVRPRRVLDALQRALQGSDSLLLTPAPKAVLKESGESMAEYVASGFIADLSRKGEVRNQLFDLAHRHLEAAGIIRQSEGNSAPTSRARALLDEVKVFRSLSDAERDRLAESMIAEQYVAGQVVLDVNEVADSLFVIGTGVVSAAVMDGEQRVEAGRMGPTEIMGEQSVLGDTPSEASFTALTSSIIYRIDKATARACLEQCKQVNRAFNKLQAVRQENSHAVLLARPVQTRKAGFLSWLQRRV; encoded by the coding sequence ATGTCCCTGCTACTCGATCACCCGCTGTTGTGGAGCGCGTTCATCCTGCTGGCCGATGTCTCGCTGTGGCACCTGCTGCCCCAGCCCCTGCGCATCGCCCGCGCCGCGCTGCGCCTGACGCTGTTCATCGCCTACGGCAGCCTGCTGATCAACAGCGGCATCAGCCCGCTGCTGGCCCCGGCCTGGGGCGACGACAGCGTCATGCAACTGGGCGCCACGGCGCTGGCGATCCTCTGGTGGCTGTACGCGGCGCGAGTCATGACCGTGCTGATCGGCCTGGCGCTGATGCGTCGGGTCGGGCAGTCGGGCCGCCTGCTCCAGGATGTGTTCGGTGCGTTGATCTTCCTGGCCTGTGCAGTGGCCGCCGCCGGCTATGTGCTGGAACTTCCGGTCAAGGGCCTGCTGGCCACTTCCGGGGCCATGGCGATCATCGTCGGCCTGGCGTTGCAGAGCACACTCAGCGACGTGTTCTCCGGCATCGTGCTCAACGCCACGCGCCCCTACCAGGTGGACGACTGGGTGACCCTCGATGGCGTGGAAGGCAAGGTAGTGGACGTCGACTGGCGCGCCACTCACCTGCAGACCAGCGCCGGCGCCACGGCGGTGGTGCCCAACTCGGTGGCGGCCAAGGCCAAGATCGTCAACCTCAGCCGGCCCAGCCACATGCATGGCGTGTCGATCAGCATCCAGGTGCCCAAGCACGTGCGTCCACGCCGGGTGCTCGACGCCCTGCAACGCGCGCTGCAAGGCAGTGACAGCCTGCTGCTGACCCCGGCGCCCAAGGCCGTGCTCAAGGAGTCCGGGGAAAGCATGGCCGAGTACGTGGCCAGCGGCTTCATCGCCGACCTGTCGCGCAAGGGCGAGGTGCGCAACCAGCTGTTCGATCTGGCACACCGGCACCTGGAAGCGGCCGGCATTATCCGCCAGAGCGAAGGCAACAGCGCACCCACCTCGCGTGCCAGGGCGCTGCTCGACGAGGTCAAGGTATTCCGTTCGCTCAGCGATGCCGAACGCGACCGCCTGGCCGAGTCGATGATCGCCGAGCAGTACGTCGCCGGGCAGGTGGTGCTGGATGTCAACGAGGTGGCCGACTCGCTGTTCGTGATCGGCACCGGGGTGGTCAGCGCAGCGGTGATGGACGGTGAGCAGCGTGTCGAGGCCGGGCGCATGGGGCCGACCGAGATCATGGGCGAGCAGAGCGTCTTGGGCGACACGCCATCGGAGGCCAGCTTCACGGCATTGACCTCGAGCATCATCTACCGCATCGACAAAGCCACCGCGCGCGCCTGCCTGGAACAGTGCAAGCAGGTCAATCGGGCTTTCAACAAACTGCAGGCGGTACGTCAGGAAAACAGCCATGCGGTGTTGCTCGCCCGCCCCGTGCAAACCCGCAAAGCGGGTTTCCTGAGCTGGCTGCAACGCCGCGTCTGA
- a CDS encoding ATP-binding protein has translation MLPTCDQALQFGPYRIYPQQRLVLDTDQPLRLSSRALDILLVLLEQPGEVVSRQHLMSRVWPTSVVEDSNLRVHMAALRKALGDGQNGQRYIVTVAQRGYSLVAPVVRLQHSAPRVEPTEPTMASHNLPPRQARLIGRQAVVEQVLQHMHEQRLITLTGPGGIGKTCVALSIAEQLIGHYRDGIRLLDLATLSDPLRVAPQLAALLELAPDAGDPLGPLCHWLRDRHLLLVIDNCEHLIDAVAVLCEQILRSAPQVHILTTSRERLRAEGETVQRLDGLDCPPGELPEAQALGFAAVQLFLERVANGSEPVNLDAHDIALASDICRHLEGIPLAIELAAAQVAELGLQGLHQQLQNDPGLSIAARPDGTPRQQTLLTTLDWSFNLLAPGEQLCLNRLAVFKGRFALDSALAVAGDARLPGSGLSHVIGQLANKSMLNVEIDDDEVFYRLLGTTRLYALDKLRRHGELPATLERYAEHCLALMQQARDDWQRLPTRQWLARYARCLDDVREVLDWGLNGEGPRALAVSLVAHSAPLWQELSRLKEHGSYVRKALQALHQGSSRCPRLELQLRLALGNDHYHSRGPDLETVDAFVEARRLAEQAGEADGLMRAVSGHMAVNLCRGDYQAAWRQSQQFDQLNGAAANDLSARRLQVLALHYSGRQGAARQLAEEVIQSLASSGHANRFSYGFGIQYDQRVAALTVLARILWLQGELRQAQHIAHQALELALQIDHGLSVCYTLALAGCPIALYSEQPQQANERVQLLLRHAHRHSVVLFYTWAQHYARLLNLPVQPASPATGLLRDILLTLRGGPVGSEQLQRARQGEAGWCTAELLRCHAEAQADERTEGQLRQALEIARQQGAKLWELRSAISLARLCQAEGRNAESQALLVPVLAGFASDSEVPELPAARALLRGE, from the coding sequence GTGCTGCCCACTTGTGACCAGGCTTTGCAATTCGGCCCCTACCGTATCTACCCGCAGCAGCGCCTGGTGCTCGACACCGACCAGCCCTTACGCCTGTCCAGCCGCGCCCTGGACATCCTGCTGGTGCTGCTCGAACAGCCTGGCGAGGTAGTCAGCCGTCAGCACCTGATGAGCCGCGTATGGCCCACCAGCGTGGTCGAGGACAGCAACCTGCGCGTGCACATGGCGGCGCTGCGCAAGGCCTTGGGCGACGGCCAAAATGGCCAGCGCTACATCGTCACCGTCGCCCAGCGCGGCTACAGCCTGGTGGCGCCGGTGGTGCGTCTGCAGCATTCAGCGCCGAGAGTCGAGCCCACGGAGCCCACGATGGCCAGCCACAACCTGCCACCCCGCCAGGCGCGGCTGATCGGCCGCCAGGCCGTGGTCGAGCAGGTGCTCCAGCACATGCACGAGCAGCGTCTGATCACCCTCACCGGGCCGGGCGGCATCGGCAAGACCTGCGTGGCCCTGAGTATCGCCGAGCAGTTGATCGGTCATTACCGCGATGGCATCCGCCTGCTCGACCTCGCGACCCTTTCCGACCCGCTGCGCGTGGCACCGCAACTGGCCGCGCTGCTGGAGCTGGCACCGGACGCCGGCGATCCTCTAGGCCCACTGTGCCACTGGCTGCGTGACCGGCACCTGCTGCTGGTGATCGACAACTGCGAGCACCTGATCGATGCGGTGGCCGTACTCTGCGAACAGATCCTGCGCAGCGCCCCCCAGGTGCATATCCTCACCACCAGCCGCGAGCGCCTGCGTGCCGAAGGTGAAACCGTACAGCGACTGGACGGCCTGGACTGCCCACCCGGCGAGCTGCCCGAGGCCCAGGCCCTGGGTTTCGCTGCCGTGCAACTGTTCCTGGAACGGGTCGCGAACGGCTCGGAACCCGTGAACCTCGATGCGCATGACATCGCCCTGGCCAGCGACATCTGTCGGCACCTGGAGGGCATTCCGCTGGCCATCGAACTGGCCGCCGCACAGGTGGCCGAGCTGGGTCTGCAGGGCCTGCATCAGCAATTGCAGAACGACCCCGGGCTGAGCATCGCCGCTCGCCCGGACGGCACACCGCGCCAGCAGACACTGCTGACCACCCTGGACTGGAGCTTCAACCTGCTCGCCCCCGGCGAACAGCTGTGCCTGAACCGCCTGGCGGTGTTCAAGGGGCGCTTCGCCCTGGACTCGGCCCTGGCGGTGGCCGGCGACGCCCGGTTGCCCGGCTCGGGTCTGAGCCACGTCATCGGTCAGTTGGCCAACAAGTCGATGCTCAATGTCGAGATCGACGATGACGAAGTCTTCTATCGCCTGCTCGGCACCACCCGCCTCTACGCCCTGGACAAACTGCGCCGGCACGGCGAGTTGCCCGCCACCCTCGAACGCTATGCCGAACACTGTCTGGCACTCATGCAGCAGGCTCGTGATGACTGGCAGCGGCTGCCCACCCGGCAGTGGCTGGCACGCTATGCGCGCTGCCTGGATGACGTGCGCGAAGTGTTGGACTGGGGCCTCAATGGTGAAGGGCCACGGGCGCTGGCGGTGTCGCTGGTGGCGCATTCCGCACCACTGTGGCAGGAACTCTCGCGACTCAAGGAACATGGCAGCTATGTGCGCAAGGCCCTGCAGGCCCTGCATCAGGGCAGCAGCCGCTGCCCGCGCCTGGAGCTGCAACTGCGCCTGGCACTGGGCAATGATCATTACCACAGTCGCGGCCCGGACCTGGAAACCGTGGATGCCTTCGTAGAAGCACGCCGCCTCGCCGAACAGGCCGGTGAAGCCGATGGCCTGATGCGCGCGGTATCCGGGCACATGGCGGTCAATCTGTGCCGTGGCGACTATCAGGCCGCCTGGCGGCAGAGCCAGCAATTCGACCAACTCAACGGCGCTGCCGCCAACGACCTCAGCGCCCGCCGCCTGCAGGTACTGGCGCTGCACTACAGTGGCCGACAGGGCGCCGCCCGGCAGTTGGCCGAGGAAGTCATCCAGAGCCTGGCCTCGAGCGGACACGCCAATCGCTTCAGCTACGGCTTCGGCATCCAGTACGACCAGCGCGTCGCGGCGCTGACCGTGCTGGCACGCATCCTCTGGCTGCAGGGTGAACTCCGGCAGGCCCAGCACATCGCGCATCAGGCCCTGGAACTGGCCCTGCAGATCGATCACGGGCTGTCGGTGTGCTACACCCTGGCCCTGGCCGGCTGCCCCATCGCGCTGTACAGCGAGCAGCCGCAGCAGGCCAACGAACGTGTGCAACTGCTGCTGCGCCACGCCCATCGACATTCGGTAGTGCTGTTCTATACCTGGGCCCAGCACTATGCGCGGCTGCTGAACCTGCCGGTGCAACCCGCCAGCCCGGCCACCGGCCTGCTACGTGACATCCTGCTGACCCTGCGTGGCGGGCCGGTCGGCAGCGAGCAGCTGCAACGCGCCCGGCAGGGCGAGGCCGGCTGGTGCACGGCGGAACTGCTGCGTTGCCACGCCGAAGCTCAGGCCGACGAGCGCACCGAGGGGCAACTGCGCCAGGCCCTGGAGATCGCCCGCCAACAAGGCGCCAAGCTCTGGGAACTGCGCAGCGCCATCAGCCTGGCGCGCCTCTGCCAGGCCGAGGGCCGCAATGCCGAAAGCCAGGCCCTGCTGGTGCCGGTGCTGGCGGGGTTTGCCAGCGACAGCGAAGTGCCGGAACTGCCCGCAGCGCGAGCGCTGCTGAGGGGGGAATGA
- a CDS encoding LysR family transcriptional regulator, with protein sequence MNPFEDMRIFCQVMESGSFTAASEKLGLSKQFVSRRLMQLEERLGVRLLNRSTRRLDVTPLGRSYYEASLRLLSEVEQVEQGIAGQNSEPRGTIRISAPLSFAIAHLGCLVPLFLQRYKEVSIEVDLSDRPVDLISEGYDLVLRIGTLEDSSLVARRIASIERVYCASPLYLAERGHPASPEELHEHDCLPYGHSRQVQWRFEGAGKPTTVNVAGRMRVNNGDLLRDAAVAGLGITYLPTFIVGAALRSGSLVRVLDDLRPAPLTLSAVYPQHRQTSRPVQAFIEFLKERLEGSIEAGDRDPA encoded by the coding sequence ATGAACCCCTTCGAAGACATGCGTATCTTTTGCCAGGTGATGGAGTCGGGCAGCTTCACCGCTGCTTCCGAGAAGCTTGGGTTGTCCAAGCAGTTCGTCAGCCGGCGCCTGATGCAGCTCGAAGAACGGCTCGGCGTACGCCTGCTCAACCGCTCGACGCGACGCCTGGACGTCACGCCACTGGGGCGCAGCTATTACGAAGCCTCGTTGCGCCTGCTCAGCGAAGTGGAACAGGTCGAGCAGGGCATCGCCGGGCAGAACAGCGAGCCGCGCGGCACCATTCGCATCAGTGCGCCGCTGTCGTTCGCCATCGCTCACCTGGGGTGCCTGGTGCCGCTGTTTTTGCAGCGCTACAAGGAGGTCAGTATCGAGGTAGACCTCAGCGACCGCCCCGTGGACCTGATCAGCGAGGGCTACGACCTGGTGTTGCGTATCGGCACGCTGGAGGACTCTTCGCTGGTCGCCCGGCGTATCGCGAGCATTGAGCGGGTGTATTGCGCCAGCCCGCTGTACCTGGCCGAGAGGGGTCATCCAGCCAGCCCGGAAGAGCTTCACGAACATGACTGCCTGCCCTACGGCCATAGCCGCCAGGTGCAGTGGCGCTTCGAAGGGGCGGGCAAACCGACCACCGTGAACGTCGCCGGGCGCATGCGCGTCAACAACGGCGACCTGCTGCGTGATGCAGCCGTCGCCGGCCTGGGCATCACTTACCTGCCGACCTTCATCGTCGGCGCGGCACTGCGCAGCGGCAGCCTGGTTCGGGTGCTGGACGACCTGCGTCCGGCACCGCTGACCCTCTCGGCGGTGTACCCGCAGCATCGCCAGACGTCGCGCCCGGTGCAGGCCTTCATCGAATTCCTCAAGGAGCGTCTGGAAGGCAGCATCGAGGCGGGTGATCGCGACCCGGCCTGA